One genomic segment of Alphaproteobacteria bacterium HT1-32 includes these proteins:
- a CDS encoding NAD-binding protein, translating to MATRKLTEKTIGVAGLGDMGYPMARRMAEAGFRILGHDVRPASDFPLLGERFVTDPSEFAGTVDILFSVVRDIRQTEALLFGEQAMASHPQAPELLVICSTVSPRFVSGLQERLSGKMRLVDAPMSGGPYSAEAGSLTFMLGGAEADISALMPLLQTMGETFHHLGPVAAGMSCKVLNNFVCAASVAAVRRVGLLAPEFGLDPDKLREVMSSSSGSSWFGDNYDRIKFAREGYDPGNTMGIIRKDVSAYLDAVSGGNEALLEDFEQAVARAMEMLPPDGTGDH from the coding sequence ATGGCGACTCGGAAACTGACAGAGAAAACGATTGGGGTCGCCGGTCTGGGCGACATGGGCTACCCGATGGCTCGGCGTATGGCAGAGGCGGGCTTCCGGATTCTGGGCCATGATGTCAGACCCGCATCCGACTTTCCCTTACTGGGTGAGCGGTTTGTTACAGACCCTTCGGAATTCGCCGGGACGGTCGATATCTTGTTTTCTGTCGTCCGCGATATCCGTCAGACCGAGGCGCTGTTATTTGGTGAGCAGGCGATGGCCAGCCATCCGCAAGCGCCGGAGTTGCTGGTTATCTGCTCTACGGTATCGCCGCGTTTTGTTTCCGGATTGCAGGAGCGGCTGTCTGGAAAGATGAGGCTGGTAGATGCACCGATGTCCGGCGGTCCCTATTCGGCGGAGGCCGGTTCCCTGACTTTCATGCTGGGCGGGGCAGAGGCAGATATCTCCGCACTGATGCCTTTATTGCAGACGATGGGAGAGACTTTCCATCATCTCGGCCCGGTTGCGGCGGGCATGTCCTGCAAGGTGCTGAACAACTTTGTCTGCGCGGCATCAGTTGCGGCGGTCCGGCGGGTTGGTCTGCTGGCGCCGGAATTTGGTCTTGACCCGGACAAGCTGCGGGAAGTCATGTCCTCCAGTTCCGGTTCCAGCTGGTTTGGTGATAATTACGACCGGATCAAGTTTGCCCGGGAAGGCTATGATCCGGGAAATACGATGGGCATTATCCGCAAGGATGTCAGTGCCTATCTGGATGCGGTGTCCGGGGGAAACGAGGCCCTGCTGGAGGACTTCGAGCAGGCAGTTGCACGTGCCATGGAAATGCTGCCGCCGGACGGCACCGGGGATCATTAG
- a CDS encoding EamA family transporter, whose product MTIRDWTLIAFLSLIWGGSFFFAEVALLAYGPLTVVALRVSLAAIILLIILRATGKALPSGWGIWAVLAGMGLLNNVIPFSLIVWGQVHVTSSIASIFNATTPLFTVFVAHLLTTDERMTANKLAGVLLGIAGVVVMIGPSALAGFDMANAGQLAVLGGALSYAFASIWGRRLKGLTPMVAAAGMLLMASVIMVPAALLFEQPLEVDASPSVIASVVGLASVSTALAYLIYFRLLSSVGSTNLMLVTLLIPISAMALGIAFLDEAPEASAFAGMLLIFAGLISVDGRLYRKLKGRRLPE is encoded by the coding sequence CCCGCTGACGGTTGTGGCGCTTCGGGTATCGCTGGCTGCGATCATTCTGCTGATCATTCTCCGGGCAACAGGCAAGGCTTTACCGTCAGGCTGGGGCATCTGGGCTGTGCTGGCAGGTATGGGACTGCTGAACAATGTCATTCCTTTCAGCCTCATCGTCTGGGGGCAGGTGCATGTCACCAGCAGCATTGCCTCGATATTCAATGCCACGACACCTCTGTTCACTGTTTTCGTGGCGCATCTGCTGACAACTGATGAACGTATGACGGCGAATAAACTGGCCGGGGTGTTACTGGGGATTGCCGGTGTAGTTGTGATGATCGGCCCCTCGGCACTGGCCGGGTTTGATATGGCGAATGCAGGGCAGCTGGCTGTTCTTGGTGGTGCCCTGTCCTATGCTTTTGCCAGCATCTGGGGCCGTCGGCTGAAAGGACTGACGCCAATGGTTGCCGCAGCAGGGATGTTGCTGATGGCGTCCGTCATCATGGTTCCGGCAGCATTGCTGTTCGAGCAGCCGCTGGAGGTGGATGCCTCGCCGTCCGTTATCGCTTCGGTGGTCGGTCTGGCGAGTGTCTCGACGGCGCTGGCATATCTGATCTATTTCCGGCTGCTCAGCAGCGTCGGTTCAACCAACCTTATGCTGGTGACCTTGCTGATCCCGATCAGCGCCATGGCGCTGGGCATCGCATTTCTGGATGAAGCGCCGGAAGCATCTGCCTTCGCCGGAATGTTGCTGATCTTTGCCGGACTGATATCGGTCGATGGCAGGCTATACCGTAAACTGAAAGGCCGTCGCCTGCCGGAATGA